From Camelus dromedarius isolate mCamDro1 chromosome 23, mCamDro1.pat, whole genome shotgun sequence, a single genomic window includes:
- the POLR3C gene encoding DNA-directed RNA polymerase III subunit RPC3, whose product MTQAEIKLCSLLLQEHFGEIVEKIGVHLIRTGSQPLRVIAHDTGTSLDQVKKALCVLIQHNLVIHRVHKRGVVEYEAQCSRVLRMLRYPRYIYTAKTLYSDTGELLVEELLLNGKMTMSAVVKKVADRLTETMEDGKNMDYAEVSNTFVRLADTHFVQRCPVVPATENSDPGPPPPAPTLVISEKDMYLVPKLSLIGKGKRRRSSDEDATGEPKAKRPKHTSDNKEPIPDDGIYWQANLDRFHQHFRDQAIVSAVANRMDQTSSEIVRTMLRMSEITTSSSAPFTQPLSSNEIFRSLPVGYNISKQVLDQYLTLLADDPLEFVGKSGDSGGGMYVINLHKALGCLSTASLESVVQERFGSRCARIFRLVLQKKHLEQKQVEDFAMIPAKEAKDMLYKMLSENFISLQEIPKTPDHAPSRTFYLYTVNIPSAARMLLHRCYKSVANLIERRQFETKENKRLLEKSQRVEAIIASMQATGAEEAQLQEIEEMITAPERQQLETLKRNVNKLDACEIQVDETIFLLESYIESTLKRQ is encoded by the exons ATGACTCAAGCAGAAATTAAACTGTGTTCTTTGTTGCTGCAAGAGCATTTTGGAGAGATTGTAGAAAAAATTGGAGTCCACCTAATCAGAACTGGCAGCCAGCCACTGAGAGTTATTGCCCATGACACAGGGACATCACTGGATCAG GTAAAAAAGGCCCTTTGTGTCCTTATTCAGCACAACCTGGTGATACATCGAGTGCACAAACGGGGTGTGGTGGAGTATGAAGCCCAGTGCAGCCGGGTGTTGCGAATGCTTAGGTATCCCAGGTACATCTATACTGCCAAAACACTGTATAGTGACACCGGAGAGCTGCTTGTCGAAGAGCTGCTGCTGAATGGCAAGATGACAATGTCAGCTGTTGTGAAGAAAGTAGCAGACCGGCTCACAGAGACTATGGAGG ATGGCAAGAACATGGACTATGCTGAGGTATCCAACACATTTGTGCGACTAGCAGACACACACTTTGTGCAGCGGTGCCCCGTGGTGCCTGCCACTGAGAATTCAGACCCTGGGCCACCACCGCCTGCCCCTACTCTTGTCATCAGTGAAAAGGACATGTACCTGGTTCCTAAACTAAGCTTGATAG ggaaagggaaaaggaggaggtcGTCTGACGAGGATGCTACTGGGGAGCCCAAGGCCAAGAGACCAAAGCACACCTCAGATAACAAGGAG cCCATTCCAGATGATGGGATTTACTGGCAGGCCAACCTTGACAGATTCCACCAGCATTTCCGTGACCAAGCCATTGTCAGTGCAGTTGCCAACAGGATGGACCAG ACTAGCAGCGAGATCGTGCGGACCATGCTCCGGATGAGTGAGATCACCACTTCCTCTAGTGCCCCCTTCACCCAGCCATTGTCTTCCAATGAG ATCTTCAGGTCCCTACCTGTTGGCTATAACATCTCTAAGCAGGTTCTTGATCAGTATCTCACTCTGCTGGCAGATGATCCa ctagaGTTTGTTGGAAAGTCTGGCGACAGCGGTGGAGGAATGTATGTCATCA ACCTACACAAGGCTCTAGGCTGCCTATCCACCGCCAGCCTGGAGTCCGTGGTGCAGGAGAG ATTTGGGTCTCGCTGTGCCAGAATATTCCGTCTCGTTTTGCAAAAGAAACACCTGGAACAGAAGCAGGTAGAAGACTTTGCAATGATTCCAGCAAAAGAGGCAAAAGATATGCTTTATAAGATGCTCTCAGAAAATTTCATATCACTCCAG GAAATCCCCAAAACGCCAGACCATGCCCCATCCAGGACCTTCTATTTATATACTGTGAACATCCCGTCGGCTGCCCGAATGTTGCTGCACAGGTGCTACAAG AGCGTAGCCAACTTGATAGAAAGGAGGCAAtttgaaaccaaagaaaacaa GCGGCTACTAGAAAAGTCTCAGAGGGTAGAAGCCATCATTGCGTCCATGCAGGCCACAGGTGCAGAGGAGGCCCAGCTGCAGGAGATAGAGGAGATGATCACAGCCCCTGAGCGCCAGCAGCTGGAGACCCTGAAACGTAACGTCAACAA GTTGGATGCCTGTGAGATCCAGGTGGATGAAACCATCTTCCTGCTGGAGTCATACATCGAGAGCACCCTGAAGAGACAATGA
- the NUDT17 gene encoding nucleoside diphosphate-linked moiety X motif 17 isoform X2: protein MAAARVLLLRSGRPEPVSFSQSVCGLLGAGPGATHCGLKRGQLVLSDRPFPGASARLPLQRPPFCPFAALDQQPGAPGDELPTNRGVDLGVAVILQSSDQTVLLTRRTRTLNVSPNLWVPPGGHVELDEELLDGGLRELWEESGLQLPRGQFSWVPLGLWESAYPPRLSWGLPRYHHIILYLLVISQESQQQLQARIQPNPGEVSAFMWLGPDVAAAVATTEDGAETPRHLPQDLPPSVPAVELGEDGGARPLALPTSTLLRTTPAAADSQERVSTGTKFALRLWLQHLGR from the exons ATGGCCGCGGCGCGGGTGCTGCTGCTCCGCTCCGGGCGCCCCGAGCCCGTGAGCTTCTCGCAGAGCGTGTGTGGCCTCCTGGGCGCTGGGCCGGGGGCCACGCACTGCGGCCTGAAGCGGGGACAGCTCGTCCTCTCGGACAGGCCGTTCCCAGGCGCGTCGGCCAGGCTTCCGCTCCAG CGACCCCCTTTCTGCCCTTTTGCGGCCCTGGACCAGCAGCCCGGGGCTCCTGGGGACGAGCTGCCCACGAATCGAGGTGTGGATCTGGGTGTGGCAGTCATTCTGCAGTCCAGCGATCAGACCGTCTTGTTGACCCGAAGGACACGCACCCTCAACGTTTCACCCAACCTCTGGGTACCCCCAG GTGGGCATGTGGAACTTGATGAAGAG cTGTTGGACGGAGGGCTTCGAGAGCTTTGGGAGGAGAGTGGACTACAGCTGCCCCGGGGCCAGTTCTCTTGGGTCCCTCTGGGGCTATGGGAG tCTGCCTACCCTCCTAGGCTGAGCTGGGGTCTCCCCAGATACCATCACATCATTCTCTATCTACTTGTCATCTCCCAGGAGTCACAGCAGCAGCTGCAG GCCCGGATCCAACCAAACCCAGGAGAGGTGAGCGCCTTTATGTGGCTGGGACCAGATGTAGCAGCTGCAGTGGCTACCACAGAGGATGGGGCAGAGACACCCAGACATCTTCCCCAGGACCTACCACCCTCTGTCCC TGCGGTGGAACTAGGAGAGGATGGAGGAGCTCGACCTCTGGCCTTGCCCACGTCCACACTGCTGCGGACCACCCCAGCCGCGGCCGACAGCCAAGAGAGGGTCAGCACAGGGACCAAGTTTGCCCTCAGGCTCTGGCTGCAACACCTGGGCAG GTAG
- the NUDT17 gene encoding nucleoside diphosphate-linked moiety X motif 17 isoform X1, translated as MAAARVLLLRSGRPEPVSFSQSVCGLLGAGPGATHCGLKRGQLVLSDRPFPGASARLPLQRPPFCPFAALDQQPGAPGDELPTNRGVDLGVAVILQSSDQTVLLTRRTRTLNVSPNLWVPPGGHVELDEELLDGGLRELWEESGLQLPRGQFSWVPLGLWESAYPPRLSWGLPRYHHIILYLLVISQESQQQLQARIQPNPGEVSAFMWLGPDVAAAVATTEDGAETPRHLPQDLPPSVPAVELGEDGGARPLALPTSTLLRTTPAAADSQERVSTGTKFALRLWLQHLGSVTPLSRGSGAHSDPGPAKEEQNVDPLPARPGI; from the exons ATGGCCGCGGCGCGGGTGCTGCTGCTCCGCTCCGGGCGCCCCGAGCCCGTGAGCTTCTCGCAGAGCGTGTGTGGCCTCCTGGGCGCTGGGCCGGGGGCCACGCACTGCGGCCTGAAGCGGGGACAGCTCGTCCTCTCGGACAGGCCGTTCCCAGGCGCGTCGGCCAGGCTTCCGCTCCAG CGACCCCCTTTCTGCCCTTTTGCGGCCCTGGACCAGCAGCCCGGGGCTCCTGGGGACGAGCTGCCCACGAATCGAGGTGTGGATCTGGGTGTGGCAGTCATTCTGCAGTCCAGCGATCAGACCGTCTTGTTGACCCGAAGGACACGCACCCTCAACGTTTCACCCAACCTCTGGGTACCCCCAG GTGGGCATGTGGAACTTGATGAAGAG cTGTTGGACGGAGGGCTTCGAGAGCTTTGGGAGGAGAGTGGACTACAGCTGCCCCGGGGCCAGTTCTCTTGGGTCCCTCTGGGGCTATGGGAG tCTGCCTACCCTCCTAGGCTGAGCTGGGGTCTCCCCAGATACCATCACATCATTCTCTATCTACTTGTCATCTCCCAGGAGTCACAGCAGCAGCTGCAG GCCCGGATCCAACCAAACCCAGGAGAGGTGAGCGCCTTTATGTGGCTGGGACCAGATGTAGCAGCTGCAGTGGCTACCACAGAGGATGGGGCAGAGACACCCAGACATCTTCCCCAGGACCTACCACCCTCTGTCCC TGCGGTGGAACTAGGAGAGGATGGAGGAGCTCGACCTCTGGCCTTGCCCACGTCCACACTGCTGCGGACCACCCCAGCCGCGGCCGACAGCCAAGAGAGGGTCAGCACAGGGACCAAGTTTGCCCTCAGGCTCTGGCTGCAACACCTGGGCAG TGTGACACCCCTATCACGTGGAAGTGGAGCTCACTCGGACCCAGGGCCAGcaaaggaagaacagaatgtgGACCCTCTCCCTGCCAGACCAGGAATCTGA